The Oncorhynchus masou masou isolate Uvic2021 chromosome 6, UVic_Omas_1.1, whole genome shotgun sequence genome has a window encoding:
- the LOC135542404 gene encoding gastrula zinc finger protein XlCGF17.1-like: MSSLNYSPPVKEEEVCWTEEEALALNIVVKEEKKEEDVTVKQEVEGETVTVKEEAKGVSVKEEEDPFRVKEEEDVTIKEEEEDVVFGVKEGEITVTLKGDLINTRERGDYCGSSGEPQQPHDTDEAEKSLCRSAHPKKNQQRPKGKRTHRCSDCGKSFVFSGQLKSHQRTHTGEKSYSCDQCGKSFTTFNNLMIHQRTHTGEKPYSCDQCGNSFVSSGLLTVHQRIHTGEKPYSCTQCGKSFTQLSNLISHQRIHTGEKPYRCTQCGKSFTQSTSLISHQRTHTGEKPYSCDECGKSFATSSNLTLHQRTHTGEKPFSCDECGKSFTTSSKLTLHYRTHTGEKPFSCSQCDKRYYDKCSLITHQKIHA, encoded by the exons ATGAGCTCCCTAAACTACTCCCCTCCTGTTAAAGAAGAGGAGGTCTGTTGGACGGAGGAAGAAGCTCTGGCGCTGAACATTGTCGtgaaagaggagaagaaagaggaggatgtcacagtaaaacaagaagtagagggtgagactgttacagtgaaagaagaagcGAAAGGcgtttcagtgaaagaagaggaagacccgttcagagtgaaagaggaggaggatgttacaataaaagaagaggaggaggatgtagtttttggagtgaaggaaggggagattactgtcacattgaaaggagatctgattaacacca gagagagaggtgactattgtggatcctctggggagcctcaacaacctcatgatactgacgaggcagagaagagtctctgcAGATCAGCACACCCCAAGAAAAACCAGCAGAGACCCAAAGGAAAGAGAACTCaccgctgctctgactgtgggaagagttttgttttCTCAGGACAATtaaaatcacaccagagaacacacacaggagagaaatcatatagctgtgatcaatgtgggaagagttttactacatttaacaatctgatgatacaccagagaacacacacaggagagaaaccttatagctgtgatcaatgtgggaataGTTTTGTTTCATCTGGGCTTCTGACTGTACATCAGagaatacatacaggagagaaaccatatagctgtactcaatgtgggaagagttttactcagctaAGCAACCTGATTTCACACcaaagaatacacacaggagagaaaccttatagatgtactcaatgtgggaagagttttactcagtcaaccagcctgatatcacaccagagaacacacacaggagagaaaccttatagctgtgatgaatgtggaaagagttttgctACATCTAGCAATCTGAcactacaccagagaacacatacaggagagaaaccttttagctgtgatgaatgtgggaagagttttactacatctagcAAACTGActctacactacagaacacacacaggagagaaaccttttagcTGTTCTCAATGTGACAAGAGATACTATGATAAATGTTCTCTGATTACACATCAGAAAATACATGCATGA
- the LOC135542391 gene encoding zinc finger protein 501-like, producing the protein MSSLNYSPPVKEEGVCWTEKEALGLNIVVKEDVTVKQEVEGEAVTVKVEEKDVSVKEEEDAFRVKEEEDVTVKEEDAVFGVKKEGEITVTLKDEEEEIGDLINTRKRRGSSGEPQQHHDADEAEKSVSTSELLKKHHRRPTGKKSHCCFDCGKRFKSPSELKIHQRVHTGEKSHHCFDCGKSYLRLKSLKVHMRIHTGEKLYSCDQCGKSFTMSSHLMIHQRTHTGEKPYSCTQCGKSFTQSSNLLSHQRKHTGDKPYSCDQCGRSFTTSSHRIVHQRTHTGKKPYSCTQCGKSFTQSSNLLSHQRTHTGDKSYSCNQCGMSFIQSCTLLSHQRTHTGDKSYSCDQCGKSFTTSLHRIVHQRKHTGDKSYSCNQCGKSFTRSSNLVSHQRTHTGEKPYSCDQCRKSFTSSSSLIVHQRTHTGEKPYICDQCEKSFVTSSRLIVHQRTHTGEKPHGCDQCDKRYSDKRSLIKHQKIHT; encoded by the exons atgagcTCCCTAAACTACTCCCCGCCTGTTAAAGAAGAGggggtctgctggacggagaaagaagctctggggctgaacattgtcgtgaaagaggatgtcacagtaaaacaagaagtagagggtgaggctgttacagtgaaagtagaagagaaagacgtttcagtgaaagaagaggaagacgcgttcagagtgaaagaggaggaggatgttacagtaaaagaagaggaTGCAGTTTTTGGAGTGAAGAAGGAAGGGGAGATTACTGTCACATtgaaagatgaagaggaggagataggagatctgattaacacca GAAAGAGACGTGggtcctctggggagcctcaacaacatcatgaTGCTGATGAGGCAGAGAAGAGTGTCTCCACATCAGAACTCCTCAAGAAACACCATAGGAGACCCACAGGGAAGAAATCTCATTGCTGCTTTGACTGTGGGAAACGTTTCAAATCTCCATCAGAACTTAAAATACACCAGCgagtacacacaggagagaaatctcacCACTGTTTTGATTGTGGGAAGAGTTACTTAAGATTAAAATCACTAAAAGTACACATGAgaattcacactggagagaaactttacagctgtgatcaatgtggaaagagttttactatGTCAAGTCATCTGAtgatacaccagagaacacacacaggagagaaaccgtacagctgtactcaatgtgggaagagttttactcagtcaagCAACCTGTTATCacaccagagaaaacacacaggagataaaccttatagctgtgatcaatgtgggaggagCTTTACTACATCTAGCCATCGGATTgtacatcagagaacacacacaggaaagaAACCGTACAGCTGTactcaatgtggaaagagttttactcagtcaagCAACCTgttatcacaccagagaacacacacaggagacaaatcgtatagctgtaatcaatgtgggaTGAGTTTTATTCAGTCATGCACCCTgttatcacaccagagaacacacacaggagataaaTCTTATagttgtgatcaatgtgggaagagttttactacatctCTTCATCGGATCGTacaccagagaaaacacacaggagataaatcttatagctgtaatcaatgtgggaagagttttactcggTCAAGCAACCtggtatcacaccagagaacacacacaggagagaaaccttatagctgtgatcaatgtcgGAAGAGTTTTACTTCATCTAGCAGTCTTattgtacaccagagaacacacacaggagagaaaccttatatcTGTGATCAATGTGAGAAGAGTTTTGTAACATCTAGCCGTCTTattgtacaccagagaacacacacaggagagaaacctcatggctgtgatcaatgtgacaagagatactctgataaaagatccctgatcaaacatcagaaaatacatacatga